From a single Pseudalkalibacillus hwajinpoensis genomic region:
- the rimI gene encoding ribosomal protein S18-alanine N-acetyltransferase, which produces MNETVSFRSMTVEDIEAVMRIEHATFPTPWSRSAFYNEIVINHFAAYLLLEVGEEIAGYCGVWVIIDEAHITNIALHPEYRGKKLGESLLKKAIHFAKSRGALKMTLEVRVSNTVAQNLYRKFGFEEGGIRKNYYTDNQEDALVMWVNLNGK; this is translated from the coding sequence ATGAACGAAACGGTGTCATTTCGGTCGATGACCGTGGAGGATATAGAAGCTGTTATGCGGATTGAACATGCGACGTTTCCAACGCCATGGAGCAGATCAGCCTTTTATAATGAAATCGTCATTAATCATTTCGCTGCATACCTGCTTCTTGAAGTAGGAGAAGAGATAGCGGGATATTGTGGTGTGTGGGTCATTATCGATGAGGCACATATTACGAACATTGCACTTCATCCTGAGTATAGGGGGAAGAAGCTTGGAGAATCGCTCTTAAAGAAAGCTATTCATTTCGCTAAATCCCGTGGTGCATTAAAAATGACCCTAGAGGTTAGAGTATCAAATACGGTTGCGCAGAACCTTTATCGGAAATTTGGTTTTGAAGAAGGCGGGATTCGGAAAAATTATTATACGGATAATCAAGAGGATGCGCTAGTTATGTGGGTGAATTTAAATGGAAAATAA
- a CDS encoding SpoIIE family protein phosphatase, with product MIHQHDFEKVTVAAYQKPKSGNQKCGDSYYVEETSDYFICAVADGLGSGDLAKDSSLAAINAVKAHQDEDVESLMKVANEEMKGKRGCVLSIFKLNLQTRQMEFSGIGNISLIIYQADGRVIRPISYSGYLSGKLQKVKVQRIEYPVGSSFVTFSDGVQISSKNYTMIAKFDSVQESFKHLTDTLPSTNDDVTLLVGKTV from the coding sequence ATGATTCATCAGCATGATTTTGAAAAAGTCACTGTTGCTGCGTATCAAAAGCCAAAATCAGGAAATCAGAAGTGTGGGGATAGCTACTACGTAGAGGAGACATCAGATTACTTTATTTGTGCGGTAGCAGACGGGCTCGGAAGTGGTGATCTGGCTAAAGATTCATCACTGGCTGCGATTAATGCTGTGAAAGCACATCAAGATGAAGATGTTGAGTCCTTGATGAAGGTTGCGAACGAAGAGATGAAAGGGAAGCGTGGCTGCGTTCTTTCCATTTTTAAACTTAATCTTCAAACAAGACAGATGGAATTTAGCGGGATTGGTAATATTAGCTTAATCATTTATCAAGCTGATGGGCGCGTTATTCGTCCGATTTCTTACTCCGGTTACTTATCTGGAAAGCTTCAAAAAGTGAAAGTACAAAGAATTGAGTATCCGGTAGGATCTTCATTTGTTACTTTTTCTGATGGGGTCCAGATTAGTTCCAAAAATTACACGATGATAGCAAAGTTTGATTCTGTGCAAGAATCATTTAAGCATTTAACTGACACACTGCCGTCAACGAATGATGATGTTACCTTGCTAGTAGGGAAAACAGTATAG
- the tsaD gene encoding tRNA (adenosine(37)-N6)-threonylcarbamoyltransferase complex transferase subunit TsaD, translating to MENKQEIILGIETSCDETAVAIVKGGKEVVVNVVASQIESHKRFGGVVPEIASRHHVEQMTLILQEALDEAGFTMDDIDGIAVTEGPGLVGALLIGVNTAKALAFAHQKPLIGTHHIAGHIYANQLVTELAYPLLALVVSGGHTELVYMRSEGEFKVIGETRDDAAGEAYDKVARTLKLPYPGGPHIDQLAQVGTASVPLPRAWLEKGSYDFSFSGLKSAVINTVHNAKQRNEELKPEDLAASFQASVVEVLVTKTLRAAEEYDVNQVLLAGGVAANKGLRSALTEAFKESGKELVIPPLHFCTDNAAMIAAAGTIAYRKGKRSSLQLNANPGLELGI from the coding sequence ATGGAAAATAAACAGGAAATAATTCTTGGTATCGAAACAAGCTGTGATGAGACGGCTGTAGCGATTGTTAAAGGTGGCAAAGAAGTAGTCGTAAATGTGGTTGCCTCTCAAATTGAGAGTCATAAACGGTTTGGCGGAGTGGTTCCTGAAATTGCATCTCGTCATCACGTCGAACAGATGACGCTTATTCTTCAGGAAGCGCTAGATGAAGCAGGCTTTACGATGGATGATATTGACGGGATAGCCGTGACGGAAGGACCAGGTCTTGTAGGAGCTCTCCTTATTGGAGTTAATACAGCGAAAGCCCTTGCCTTTGCCCATCAGAAACCGCTCATTGGGACACATCATATTGCAGGTCATATTTATGCGAATCAACTCGTTACAGAACTTGCGTATCCACTCCTTGCTCTTGTTGTGTCAGGTGGCCATACTGAGCTTGTTTACATGCGATCTGAAGGTGAGTTCAAGGTAATCGGAGAAACACGTGATGACGCAGCTGGTGAAGCGTACGACAAGGTGGCTAGAACGTTGAAGCTCCCATATCCGGGAGGTCCTCATATCGATCAACTTGCTCAAGTGGGGACAGCGTCAGTACCGCTTCCACGAGCGTGGCTTGAAAAAGGATCTTATGATTTTAGCTTTAGTGGTTTGAAATCAGCAGTTATTAATACAGTCCACAATGCAAAGCAGAGAAATGAAGAATTGAAACCAGAAGATCTTGCAGCAAGCTTCCAGGCATCTGTTGTAGAGGTTCTTGTCACCAAAACATTGCGAGCCGCTGAAGAATATGATGTGAATCAAGTTCTTCTTGCAGGTGGAGTAGCAGCGAATAAAGGCCTTAGAAGTGCATTAACGGAAGCTTTCAAGGAATCAGGTAAAGAGCTGGTCATTCCGCCGCTCCATTTCTGTACGGATAATGCTGCAATGATTGCAGCTGCAGGAACGATTGCATATCGAAAAGGAAAACGATCTTCACTTCAATTGAACGCTAATCCGGGATTAGAACTGGGAATCTAA
- the cmpA gene encoding cortex morphogenetic protein CmpA, with translation MPVWFKNRLKQAYFEKDRRQIKLLNQCWFFYRRKHRP, from the coding sequence ATGCCTGTATGGTTTAAAAATCGGCTGAAGCAAGCCTACTTCGAGAAAGACAGACGCCAGATCAAATTACTTAACCAATGCTGGTTTTTTTATAGAAGAAAACACCGCCCCTAA
- a CDS encoding ABC-F family ATP-binding cassette domain-containing protein gives MIVLQVNGLTKSFGADTILSNIKLEVQSRDRVALVGRNGAGKSTLLKMITGQLSYDTGDIIKPKGVEIGYMAQDTGLESDLSIWDEMLGVFDRLRKMEDELRRYEKQMGNPAVYENEQEYERTLKEYDQLQVSFKDQGGYKYEADIRTVLHGLNFKDFDYSTKISTLSGGQKTRLALGKLLLTKPELLILDEPTNHLDIETLTWLEGYLQNYSGALLIVSHDRYFLDKIVTKVYEVSRHRAERFEGNYSFYLDEKEQRYEQQMKEFDKQQKEIAKLEEFVQKNIVRASTTKRAQSRRKQLDRMERLDKPKGDERSANISFTIDKQTGNDVLTLRELAIGYPNNVINERLTFDLKRQESVALVGPNGIGKSTLLKAIVSGETLLDGDIHYGSNVKIGFYDQEQTNLTSNKTVLKELWDDFPLTDEKDIRAVLGRFLFTGDDVLKTVSDLSGGEKGRLALSKLMMQKSNLLILDEPTNHLDLDSKEILEEALIQFPGTILFVSHDRYFINRISTRVLELSTDGVTSYLGDYDYYVEKKQELEELAALEQQNSQTAQPAPTAKTSFQQDKETKRQERQMLRRIEEIEKEVERAENRMAEIEEELCIPDVFEDHEKVMKLNEEIDGLRQQTDTLMEEWEELQEA, from the coding sequence ATGATCGTTTTGCAAGTAAATGGCCTCACCAAATCGTTTGGTGCTGATACCATTTTATCGAATATTAAATTAGAAGTACAATCCAGAGACCGCGTTGCCCTAGTAGGCAGGAATGGCGCTGGAAAATCAACGTTACTTAAAATGATTACCGGCCAGCTTTCATATGACACCGGAGATATTATCAAGCCTAAAGGTGTTGAGATCGGTTACATGGCACAGGACACAGGCCTTGAATCTGATTTATCTATCTGGGATGAAATGCTTGGTGTTTTCGATCGTCTTCGTAAGATGGAGGACGAACTTCGTCGCTATGAAAAGCAAATGGGTAATCCCGCTGTTTATGAGAACGAACAGGAATATGAACGTACCCTGAAAGAATATGATCAGTTGCAAGTCTCTTTTAAAGATCAGGGAGGCTACAAGTACGAAGCAGATATACGAACCGTTCTACATGGTTTAAACTTTAAAGACTTTGATTACAGCACGAAGATTTCTACTCTTAGCGGTGGCCAAAAAACGCGTCTCGCACTTGGGAAACTATTATTAACGAAGCCGGAGCTTTTAATTCTCGATGAGCCTACCAACCACCTGGACATTGAAACCCTAACATGGCTTGAAGGCTATCTTCAGAATTACTCTGGTGCCCTATTAATCGTATCCCACGATAGATATTTCCTCGATAAAATTGTAACGAAAGTTTATGAAGTATCGAGACATCGAGCTGAGCGATTCGAAGGAAATTATAGCTTTTACCTTGATGAAAAGGAACAGCGCTACGAACAGCAAATGAAAGAATTTGATAAGCAGCAGAAGGAAATTGCGAAGCTTGAAGAATTCGTTCAGAAAAACATCGTTCGTGCTTCAACAACTAAACGAGCACAAAGCCGCAGAAAGCAACTCGACCGCATGGAACGACTTGATAAACCTAAGGGCGATGAGAGATCGGCTAATATTTCCTTCACAATTGACAAACAAACAGGTAACGACGTACTAACCTTAAGGGAATTAGCCATCGGCTACCCTAATAATGTGATTAATGAACGACTGACCTTTGACCTTAAGCGCCAGGAAAGTGTTGCCCTTGTTGGACCCAACGGAATTGGGAAATCAACGCTACTTAAAGCGATTGTTTCTGGTGAAACGCTACTGGATGGTGATATTCATTATGGAAGCAATGTGAAAATTGGTTTCTACGATCAGGAACAAACAAATCTAACATCCAACAAGACCGTTCTAAAAGAATTATGGGACGACTTCCCGCTCACAGATGAGAAAGACATTCGAGCGGTTCTCGGACGCTTTCTATTCACTGGTGATGATGTTCTTAAAACCGTCTCAGATCTAAGCGGCGGCGAGAAAGGACGACTGGCTCTTTCAAAATTAATGATGCAAAAATCAAATCTGTTAATATTAGATGAGCCTACGAACCATTTAGATCTTGATAGCAAAGAAATTCTAGAAGAAGCGCTTATCCAATTTCCAGGAACGATTCTTTTCGTTTCCCACGATCGTTATTTTATCAACCGAATTTCGACACGAGTACTGGAATTATCAACAGATGGCGTAACTTCTTATTTAGGAGACTACGATTATTACGTCGAGAAAAAACAAGAATTAGAAGAACTTGCAGCACTTGAACAGCAAAACAGTCAAACAGCACAGCCTGCACCTACGGCTAAAACCAGCTTTCAGCAAGACAAAGAAACAAAACGCCAGGAACGTCAGATGTTAAGACGCATTGAAGAAATTGAAAAAGAAGTTGAGCGTGCTGAAAATCGAATGGCAGAAATAGAAGAGGAACTCTGTATCCCAGATGTGTTCGAAGATCATGAGAAGGTCATGAAATTAAATGAAGAGATCGATGGTCTTCGCCAACAGACTGATACACTTATGGAAGAATGGGAAGAGTTACAGGAAGCATAA
- a CDS encoding Tex family protein — translation MVLEITADQKQTAHFKQVAQNLTISERSVREVITLLNGGNTVPFIARYRKELTGGLDEVQLRDIQEAWTYLLNLENRKEEVTRLIQEQDKLTVELNTQIQKASKLQEVEDLYRPYKQKKRTKATVAKEKGLEPFANWIVREGKGDPEVKAEHYLSEEKEVTSIEQALQGAKDIIAEQISDDADARKWIRTKTFQYGMLETTVKSEEDDPKKIFEMYYTYQEGISKIVPHRILAINRGEKEGILRTSITPPLDSIHDYLRRKIVKHQQGPCITLLEEAMTDSYKRLIQPSVEREIRKELTERAEDQAIHIFSENLKHLLLQPPLKGKRVLGVDPAYRTGCKLAVVDDTGKMLNVSVIYPTPPRSEVEKAKSAVKQMISDYDIEMIAIGNGTASRETEQFIASVIQEVDTEIVYLIVNEAGASVYSASELAREEFPSLQVEERSAVSIARRVQDPLAELVKIDPKSVGVGQYQHDVSQKKLNDQLTFVVETAVNQVGVNVNTASVSLLQYVAGLSRTVATNIVNRRDEEGKFTSRVQLKKVPRLGAKTYEQCIGFLRIMGGKQPLDQTEIHPESYEVTKALLTQIQCNPQDIGSDKLVQALSALSIKETASALGVGEPTLADIVASLQKPGRDPRDELSQPILKTDVLKMEDLEHGMELEGTVRNVVDFGAFVDIGVKQDGLVHISKLTNRYVKNPMEVVHVGQVVTVWVDSIDLKRERIALTMLKPS, via the coding sequence ATGGTTTTGGAAATCACAGCTGATCAAAAACAAACAGCGCATTTTAAACAGGTGGCGCAAAATCTAACTATATCTGAACGTAGCGTTCGAGAAGTGATTACACTACTTAATGGTGGGAATACAGTTCCATTCATTGCAAGATATCGTAAGGAACTTACTGGTGGACTGGATGAGGTGCAGCTTAGAGACATTCAGGAAGCGTGGACCTATCTACTGAATCTTGAAAATCGAAAAGAAGAAGTTACTCGCCTCATTCAAGAGCAAGATAAACTAACGGTGGAACTGAATACTCAAATTCAGAAAGCCTCAAAGCTGCAGGAGGTAGAAGATCTTTATCGTCCTTATAAGCAAAAGAAGCGAACGAAAGCTACGGTGGCAAAAGAAAAGGGGCTTGAACCTTTCGCGAATTGGATTGTAAGAGAAGGAAAGGGCGATCCAGAGGTTAAAGCCGAACACTATTTATCTGAAGAAAAAGAGGTTACTTCAATAGAACAAGCTCTTCAAGGGGCGAAAGATATTATTGCAGAGCAGATTTCAGATGACGCTGATGCGAGGAAATGGATTAGGACAAAAACATTCCAATATGGAATGCTAGAAACAACGGTGAAATCGGAAGAAGACGATCCCAAGAAAATTTTCGAAATGTATTATACATATCAAGAAGGAATATCAAAAATAGTACCGCATCGAATACTTGCGATTAACCGTGGTGAAAAGGAAGGCATTCTTCGGACGTCAATTACGCCACCGCTTGATTCGATACACGACTATTTACGTAGGAAGATTGTAAAGCATCAACAGGGTCCGTGTATTACACTTCTGGAGGAAGCAATGACAGATAGTTATAAACGGCTTATTCAACCTTCTGTCGAGAGGGAAATCCGTAAGGAACTAACAGAAAGGGCTGAAGATCAAGCGATTCATATATTCTCTGAGAATCTAAAGCACCTCTTGCTCCAGCCGCCATTGAAAGGAAAGCGAGTTCTTGGTGTAGATCCAGCTTATCGAACTGGTTGTAAATTAGCAGTAGTCGATGATACCGGAAAGATGTTGAATGTATCCGTCATTTACCCTACTCCTCCTCGATCTGAAGTTGAGAAAGCAAAGTCAGCAGTCAAGCAGATGATTAGTGACTATGACATTGAAATGATTGCAATCGGGAATGGAACGGCATCTAGAGAAACCGAGCAATTCATCGCAAGCGTCATTCAGGAAGTTGACACAGAAATTGTGTATTTAATTGTGAACGAAGCTGGAGCAAGTGTTTACTCTGCTTCTGAGCTGGCGAGAGAAGAGTTTCCTTCTCTCCAGGTAGAAGAGCGATCGGCTGTTTCTATTGCAAGGCGGGTTCAAGATCCTCTTGCAGAACTTGTTAAAATAGATCCGAAGTCCGTAGGAGTAGGTCAATACCAACATGATGTTTCTCAGAAGAAATTAAACGATCAGCTAACCTTTGTTGTTGAAACAGCCGTTAACCAGGTTGGTGTTAATGTGAATACTGCATCCGTCTCTCTTCTCCAGTATGTAGCCGGCCTTTCACGTACAGTGGCTACAAATATTGTTAATAGGAGAGATGAAGAAGGTAAATTCACAAGTCGTGTTCAATTGAAAAAAGTTCCGAGGCTTGGGGCAAAAACCTATGAGCAGTGTATCGGCTTCCTTAGAATTATGGGAGGAAAGCAGCCACTTGATCAGACTGAGATACATCCTGAAAGCTATGAGGTGACGAAAGCGCTTCTTACTCAAATTCAATGCAACCCTCAAGACATTGGTTCAGATAAGTTGGTTCAGGCTTTGTCGGCTCTATCGATTAAAGAAACAGCATCAGCACTTGGAGTAGGAGAGCCGACGCTAGCAGACATAGTGGCTTCATTACAAAAGCCAGGTAGAGACCCACGTGATGAACTATCTCAACCTATTTTAAAAACGGATGTACTCAAGATGGAAGATCTTGAACATGGGATGGAGCTAGAAGGAACGGTTCGTAACGTTGTGGATTTCGGAGCCTTTGTTGATATTGGAGTGAAACAGGATGGGCTTGTCCATATTTCGAAACTAACAAATCGGTATGTGAAGAACCCGATGGAAGTCGTCCATGTGGGACAGGTTGTAACTGTTTGGGTAGATAGCATTGATCTTAAGAGAGAGCGAATTGCCCTTACTATGCTTAAACCATCATAA
- the tsaB gene encoding tRNA (adenosine(37)-N6)-threonylcarbamoyltransferase complex dimerization subunit type 1 TsaB, whose amino-acid sequence MKVLAIDSSTYCMGVAVMDGDIIVGELITNLKKNHSIRLMPAIEQLLEEVSIKPAELERIVVAEGPGSYTGLRIGISIAKTLAWTLNIPLVGVSSLEILGQNGRYFNGAIVPFFDARRGQVYKSLFAAKGTLVERKSEDSIVLLEDWLNENKDNHDQFLFISNDLVIHQKRIEKILGDKALFSPVSSLYARPSDLARLGRDKDPVADVHQFTPNYVRMAEAEAKWLASQKK is encoded by the coding sequence ATGAAAGTACTAGCCATTGATTCTTCTACCTATTGCATGGGCGTCGCTGTCATGGATGGCGATATTATTGTCGGAGAGCTCATTACCAATTTAAAGAAAAATCATTCTATTAGACTGATGCCAGCTATTGAACAATTGCTAGAAGAAGTTAGCATCAAACCGGCTGAGCTTGAAAGAATTGTCGTTGCGGAAGGACCGGGATCTTATACTGGTCTTCGCATTGGAATAAGTATTGCCAAAACGCTTGCATGGACATTAAATATTCCACTTGTGGGGGTTTCAAGCCTCGAAATACTGGGTCAAAATGGCCGCTACTTCAATGGGGCGATTGTTCCCTTCTTTGATGCTAGAAGGGGTCAGGTGTATAAGAGCCTATTTGCGGCAAAGGGTACGCTTGTTGAAAGGAAATCAGAAGACAGCATTGTGTTATTAGAAGATTGGTTGAATGAAAACAAAGACAATCATGACCAATTTTTATTTATTAGTAATGATTTAGTGATCCATCAGAAGCGAATTGAGAAAATCCTTGGCGATAAAGCGTTGTTTTCGCCAGTTAGTAGTTTGTATGCGCGTCCGTCCGATCTTGCGAGATTAGGACGAGATAAAGACCCAGTGGCAGATGTGCATCAGTTTACACCTAATTATGTAAGAATGGCTGAGGCAGAAGCGAAATGGCTCGCTTCACAAAAAAAGTAG
- the tsaE gene encoding tRNA (adenosine(37)-N6)-threonylcarbamoyltransferase complex ATPase subunit type 1 TsaE — protein sequence MSGYAFIMKSPEETMAFGKKLAEKLKPGCVLTLEGDLGAGKTTFTKGIGKGLGVTKVVNSPTFTIIKEYEGAIPLFHMDAYRLEESDEDLGFSEYFEGEGVTVVEWAKFIQDLLPKELLRVEIYHQRESERRLILRPFGDYYESVCKELQHESTSH from the coding sequence ATGAGTGGATATGCTTTCATCATGAAGTCTCCGGAAGAAACAATGGCGTTTGGCAAAAAACTTGCTGAAAAGTTAAAGCCGGGATGCGTCTTGACGCTTGAAGGAGATCTAGGTGCTGGCAAGACTACATTTACCAAAGGGATTGGAAAAGGACTTGGTGTTACTAAAGTTGTGAACAGTCCCACCTTTACAATTATTAAGGAATACGAGGGAGCAATCCCTCTCTTTCATATGGATGCGTATCGTCTTGAAGAAAGCGATGAAGATCTTGGATTTAGTGAATACTTTGAAGGTGAAGGAGTGACGGTAGTAGAGTGGGCGAAGTTCATTCAGGACTTGCTTCCAAAAGAGCTTCTCCGTGTTGAAATTTACCACCAAAGAGAATCAGAAAGAAGACTTATATTAAGGCCATTTGGAGATTATTATGAGTCTGTATGTAAGGAGTTGCAGCATGAAAGTACTAGCCATTGA
- a CDS encoding trans-sulfuration enzyme family protein: protein MDFHFDTKAVRFPRKTKTDTVSKVQPIYQTSSFVFEDLDDLESFYEGKKDYLYTRVSNPNTEDLGMGVADLEGAPKGLATSSGLSAILAGVLSVVKAGDHIVACEDLYGGTYSLFKEELPDFGIEVSFVDFTNKDEVEKAICSNTKLLYTESVTNPLLRVEDLTALVELGQNHELVTMVDNTFATPFLLQPYKLGIDLVVHSATKYIGGHSDVTAGVLVGRENLLAKAKAKVINLGTNLSPFEAWLGCRGLKTMSVRMERHVKNAAFLAEALKNVEGIKKVYYPEYVSERGNGAMVSIELDEHSNVKTFFKSLGWVKIIPTLAGLDTTVSYPIGTSHRTIPETTREKLGINKQLVRISVGIENEVDIVKAFKEAVEKSL, encoded by the coding sequence ATGGATTTTCATTTTGACACAAAAGCAGTTCGTTTTCCTAGAAAGACTAAGACAGATACCGTTAGTAAAGTACAACCTATTTATCAAACATCATCGTTTGTATTTGAAGACCTGGATGATCTAGAATCATTTTACGAGGGGAAAAAGGATTACTTATATACACGTGTAAGTAATCCCAATACGGAAGATCTCGGAATGGGCGTAGCAGACCTTGAGGGGGCCCCTAAAGGTCTGGCAACTTCCTCTGGCTTATCAGCTATTCTTGCAGGTGTGCTTTCTGTAGTGAAAGCTGGAGATCATATTGTCGCTTGTGAGGATTTGTATGGTGGCACGTATTCTCTTTTCAAAGAAGAGCTGCCTGACTTTGGAATTGAAGTATCATTTGTCGATTTTACGAATAAGGATGAAGTGGAGAAGGCTATTTGTTCCAATACTAAGCTATTGTATACAGAGTCTGTGACTAATCCACTTCTCCGAGTCGAAGATTTGACCGCGCTTGTTGAGCTTGGGCAAAATCATGAATTGGTTACAATGGTAGATAATACGTTTGCCACACCATTTCTTCTTCAGCCATATAAGCTAGGTATTGATCTAGTCGTACATAGTGCAACGAAGTATATTGGAGGACATAGTGACGTGACAGCTGGCGTTCTTGTGGGACGCGAAAATCTTCTTGCAAAGGCTAAAGCGAAAGTAATTAACCTCGGTACCAATCTGAGCCCATTTGAAGCATGGTTAGGTTGTCGGGGCCTAAAGACAATGAGTGTAAGAATGGAACGTCACGTTAAGAATGCTGCTTTTCTTGCTGAAGCATTAAAAAATGTGGAGGGTATTAAGAAAGTCTACTATCCAGAATATGTTTCAGAGAGAGGAAATGGAGCTATGGTTTCCATTGAACTTGATGAACACTCAAACGTGAAAACGTTCTTTAAATCCCTCGGCTGGGTGAAAATCATTCCGACACTTGCTGGGTTAGACACTACCGTTTCATACCCCATTGGAACGTCGCACCGGACCATCCCGGAAACTACAAGAGAGAAACTGGGTATTAATAAACAACTCGTTCGTATTTCAGTGGGAATTGAAAATGAAGTTGATATTGTAAAAGCTTTTAAAGAGGCTGTTGAAAAATCCCTATAA
- a CDS encoding SprT family protein, with translation MNNDELQQIVETVSEKWFRLPFRHKAKFNSRLRTTGGRYLLRSHNLEFNRKHYEQFGMDELIGIIKHELCHYHLHIQNRGYKHQDRDFKLLLSQVGGSRYCQVVPGQRRVEAIKHTYECAGCGSKYRRKRRIDTSRFVCGKCRGGLVKIS, from the coding sequence ATGAATAATGATGAACTACAACAAATTGTAGAGACCGTATCCGAAAAATGGTTTAGGCTTCCCTTTCGGCACAAAGCTAAATTTAATTCTCGCCTTAGAACCACAGGAGGACGTTATTTATTGAGATCTCATAATCTCGAATTTAACAGAAAGCATTATGAACAGTTTGGTATGGATGAATTGATCGGTATTATAAAACACGAACTCTGTCATTATCATCTTCACATTCAGAATCGGGGATATAAGCATCAGGATCGAGATTTTAAACTTCTTCTCAGTCAAGTAGGTGGGTCAAGATATTGTCAGGTAGTTCCTGGACAAAGAAGAGTTGAAGCGATTAAGCATACATATGAATGTGCCGGTTGTGGCTCAAAGTATAGGAGGAAAAGAAGAATAGATACGTCTCGGTTCGTTTGTGGAAAGTGTAGAGGCGGGTTAGTTAAAATTTCTTGA
- the thiL gene encoding thiamine-phosphate kinase, which yields MKDEFAFIQSIKPAYTFRDELILGIGDDAALYHIDSEWDEIACADTMVEGIHFKKSTMSPFQIGRKALAVNISDIAAMGGIPLFYLVSLSVPQNGWSSKQLREIYSGLKAIGDDYQMDMLGGDTVSTRSDLHISVTVIGKIEKGRKLLRNNARAGDVVFLTGPVGGSAAGLSSLLESRSKDSPYIHYHQEPNPRVKEGRILAKSGYRVSLNDVSDGIASESHEISEASGVSIVLEQDLIPAPEGFEAYSSFKRLNWMLNGGEDYELIGTVSEDNWEHLKQLFNDHHASLYRIGYVEDQSPGVWTVYKDQKFKLDKKGYNHFSSRE from the coding sequence TTGAAAGATGAGTTTGCGTTTATTCAATCCATTAAGCCGGCTTATACTTTTCGTGATGAACTAATTCTGGGAATTGGAGATGATGCTGCTCTTTATCACATTGATTCAGAGTGGGATGAGATTGCCTGTGCAGATACAATGGTAGAAGGAATTCACTTTAAGAAAAGTACAATGTCTCCCTTTCAAATTGGCAGGAAGGCGCTTGCTGTTAATATCAGTGATATAGCAGCGATGGGGGGAATTCCATTATTCTATCTTGTTTCCCTTTCTGTTCCGCAAAATGGGTGGTCTTCGAAGCAGCTAAGAGAAATATATAGCGGTTTAAAAGCTATTGGTGATGACTATCAAATGGACATGCTTGGCGGAGATACTGTATCAACTAGAAGTGATCTTCACATTTCAGTAACCGTCATTGGAAAGATAGAGAAAGGTCGTAAGCTTCTTCGTAACAATGCAAGAGCCGGAGATGTTGTATTTCTAACAGGCCCTGTTGGGGGATCTGCAGCAGGTCTATCGTCATTACTTGAGAGTAGATCAAAAGATTCTCCTTATATTCACTATCATCAGGAACCGAATCCGCGAGTGAAAGAAGGAAGAATACTAGCTAAAAGTGGTTATCGGGTTTCGCTCAATGATGTAAGTGACGGTATAGCCAGTGAGTCCCATGAGATATCAGAAGCGAGTGGTGTTTCGATTGTACTGGAACAGGATTTAATTCCTGCTCCTGAAGGTTTTGAGGCTTATTCCTCCTTTAAGCGGTTAAACTGGATGTTAAACGGCGGCGAAGATTACGAATTGATTGGAACAGTTTCAGAAGACAATTGGGAGCATTTAAAGCAGCTTTTTAATGATCATCATGCATCACTATATAGAATCGGCTATGTAGAAGATCAAAGTCCGGGTGTGTGGACGGTATATAAAGATCAAAAATTTAAATTGGATAAGAAGGGCTATAATCACTTCTCATCCAGGGAATAG